A window of the Halobacterium hubeiense genome harbors these coding sequences:
- a CDS encoding cation diffusion facilitator family transporter, with translation MERRSAVRRVGGVVFAANLALVAAKGVVWWTTGSIAVGSEAVNSLADVAYSLVVLGGLYLTTQPPDFEHPHGHERIEPFVSLFVAVGVLAAGAGVIWSASTSLMAGSYGRSAGIAGVVVLAGTALGKYALYYYCLDVAERHHSPAIRATALDNRNDILTAGAALAGVLGSAAGYPILDPLAALVVALGILYTGYEIVRDNVNYLVGAAPPEDLRREILDRALTHPKVEGAHDVVAHYVGPEVDVSLHVEVEGEMTLYEAHDIETEIIQSVREIPEVDDVFVHVDPKELGEWKDDGPA, from the coding sequence ATGGAGCGGCGTTCCGCGGTCCGACGCGTCGGCGGCGTCGTCTTCGCGGCGAACCTCGCGCTCGTCGCCGCGAAGGGCGTCGTCTGGTGGACGACGGGCAGCATCGCCGTCGGCTCCGAGGCCGTCAACAGCCTCGCTGACGTGGCGTACTCGCTGGTCGTGCTCGGCGGCCTCTACCTCACGACGCAGCCGCCGGACTTCGAGCACCCGCACGGCCACGAGCGCATCGAGCCGTTCGTCTCGCTGTTCGTCGCGGTCGGCGTGCTCGCGGCCGGCGCGGGCGTCATCTGGTCGGCGTCCACGTCCCTGATGGCGGGGTCGTACGGCCGCAGCGCCGGCATCGCGGGCGTCGTCGTGCTCGCCGGGACCGCGCTCGGGAAGTACGCGCTCTACTACTACTGTCTGGACGTCGCGGAGCGCCACCACTCGCCGGCGATTCGCGCGACCGCGCTCGACAACCGCAACGACATCCTCACCGCGGGCGCGGCGCTGGCGGGCGTGCTCGGTTCGGCCGCCGGCTACCCGATTTTGGACCCGCTGGCGGCGCTCGTGGTCGCGCTCGGCATCCTCTACACGGGCTACGAAATCGTCCGCGACAACGTCAACTACCTCGTGGGGGCCGCACCCCCCGAAGACCTCCGGCGGGAGATTCTCGACCGCGCGCTCACCCACCCCAAGGTGGAGGGCGCCCACGACGTCGTCGCCCACTACGTCGGCCCGGAGGTCGACGTCAGCCTCCACGTCGAGGTTGAGGGCGAGATGACGCTGTACGAGGCCCACGACATCGAGACCGAAATCATCCAGTCGGTGCGCGAGATTCCCGAGGTCGACGACGTGTTCGTCCACGTGGACCCGAAGGAGCTCGGCGAGTGGAAAGACGACGGGCCCGCGTAG
- a CDS encoding HIT family protein — MDQVFAPWRIEWVEREDKNEDVDCVFCEYPERGDDREHLVVARAEHAFVMLNNYPYSPGHCMVIPHAHTGDYTDLDDETLLSHARLKQATFDAIEDAFGPAGFNAGLNLGGDAAGGSIDDHLHTHVVPRWSGDTNFMPVIGDTKVIVEALDESYDRLHEAFAAHEAAEPTDSGAPFLDFD, encoded by the coding sequence ATGGACCAGGTGTTCGCGCCGTGGCGCATCGAGTGGGTGGAACGCGAGGACAAGAACGAGGACGTCGACTGCGTGTTCTGCGAGTACCCCGAGCGCGGCGACGACCGCGAACACCTCGTGGTCGCGCGCGCCGAGCACGCGTTCGTGATGCTGAACAACTACCCCTACAGCCCCGGCCACTGCATGGTCATCCCGCACGCCCACACCGGCGACTACACCGACCTCGACGACGAGACGCTGCTCAGTCACGCCCGCCTCAAGCAGGCGACGTTCGACGCCATCGAGGACGCGTTCGGGCCGGCGGGGTTCAACGCCGGCCTCAACCTCGGCGGGGACGCCGCGGGCGGCAGCATCGACGACCACCTCCACACGCACGTCGTGCCGCGCTGGAGCGGCGACACGAACTTCATGCCCGTCATCGGCGACACGAAAGTCATCGTGGAGGCGCTCGACGAGTCCTACGACCGCCTCCACGAGGCGTTCGCCGCCCACGAGGCCGCCGAACCCACCGACTCGGGCGCCCCGTTCCTCGATTTCGACTGA
- a CDS encoding DUF7835 family putative zinc beta-ribbon protein, with protein MASKTPQADAMTEPCETCGRETPHTVTVELRTESADDQNAAFSREPYRVTTCRECGDVRAKRMNNA; from the coding sequence ATGGCCAGCAAGACCCCACAGGCGGACGCCATGACCGAGCCGTGCGAGACCTGCGGTCGCGAGACCCCGCACACGGTCACCGTCGAACTCCGGACGGAGAGTGCCGACGACCAGAACGCGGCGTTCTCCCGGGAGCCGTATCGCGTCACGACCTGCCGGGAGTGCGGCGACGTGCGCGCCAAGCGCATGAACAACGCGTGA
- the map gene encoding type II methionyl aminopeptidase, with protein sequence MADSVEVGSEAYEKYVEAGEILTEVMEEAADRVEVGVTQLEVAEFAEERIRELGGEPAFPVNISVDEEASHAAPGADDDTEFGEEMVCLDVGVHVDGHIADAATTVDLSGNPELVEAAEEALDAAVDAVEPGVHTGEIGAEIQDVIEAYGYNPVVNLTGHGVDVFDAHTGPNVPNRELESGTELEVGDVLAIEPFATDGTGKVSEGSATEIYEVVGEGSVRDRRARQLLDDLEQFDGLPFAARWLDAPRAEMSLRRLEMADVVRSYPVLKEREGALVSQDEHTLVVTEDGCEVTTN encoded by the coding sequence ATGGCAGACAGCGTGGAAGTCGGTTCCGAGGCCTACGAGAAGTACGTCGAGGCCGGCGAGATTCTGACCGAAGTGATGGAGGAGGCGGCCGACCGCGTGGAGGTCGGCGTCACGCAACTGGAGGTCGCGGAGTTCGCGGAGGAGCGCATCCGCGAGCTCGGCGGGGAGCCGGCGTTCCCCGTGAACATCAGCGTGGACGAGGAGGCGAGCCACGCGGCGCCGGGTGCGGACGACGACACGGAGTTCGGCGAGGAGATGGTGTGTCTGGACGTCGGCGTGCACGTGGACGGCCACATCGCGGACGCCGCGACGACCGTCGACCTCTCCGGGAACCCCGAACTCGTGGAGGCCGCCGAGGAAGCCCTCGACGCCGCCGTGGACGCCGTCGAGCCGGGCGTCCACACGGGCGAAATCGGCGCCGAGATTCAGGACGTCATCGAGGCGTACGGCTACAACCCCGTGGTGAATCTGACCGGCCACGGCGTGGACGTCTTCGACGCGCACACGGGGCCGAACGTCCCGAACCGCGAACTGGAGTCGGGCACCGAACTGGAGGTCGGGGACGTGCTCGCCATCGAGCCGTTCGCGACCGACGGGACGGGGAAGGTCTCGGAGGGCTCGGCCACCGAAATCTACGAAGTCGTCGGCGAGGGCAGCGTCCGGGACCGCCGCGCGCGCCAGCTGCTGGACGACCTCGAACAGTTCGACGGCCTGCCGTTCGCGGCGCGGTGGCTGGACGCGCCGCGCGCGGAGATGAGCCTGCGGCGCCTCGAAATGGCGGACGTGGTGCGGTCGTACCCGGTGCTGAAGGAGCGCGAGGGCGCGCTCGTCAGTCAGGACGAGCACACGCTCGTCGTCACCGAGGACGGCTGTGAAGTCACGACGAACTGA
- a CDS encoding isoaspartyl peptidase/L-asparaginase, whose translation MQVIVHGGAGTTVEEPVPRQATLDEAADAGASENDPVDAVEAAIRVLEADTRFNAGTGGAVQSDGVIRTDAGVMTSDRDAGAAASMPGVEAAISVARAVMEETPHVLLNGVHAVDFADDVGVDVACDLWSEDTRERWDDLDDHLEGSPLDHLEWIQDKFGSTDPEGRDQKDHDTVGAVAFDGDDLAAATSTGGRWLALAGRVGDVPQIGSGFYAAPAGAASATGAGEDIAKATLTRRAVRHLESGLDAQAAADRAIEEFGELTGSSAGVIVLGSDGTVGEAFNSEQMQTARR comes from the coding sequence ATGCAAGTCATCGTACACGGCGGCGCGGGCACGACCGTCGAGGAGCCGGTGCCGCGACAGGCGACGCTCGACGAGGCGGCCGACGCCGGCGCGAGCGAGAACGACCCCGTGGACGCGGTCGAAGCCGCGATTCGCGTCCTCGAAGCCGACACCCGATTCAACGCCGGGACGGGGGGCGCGGTCCAGTCCGACGGCGTGATTCGCACCGACGCGGGCGTGATGACATCCGACCGCGACGCGGGCGCGGCGGCGTCGATGCCCGGCGTCGAGGCCGCTATCTCGGTCGCGCGCGCCGTGATGGAGGAAACACCCCACGTCCTGTTGAACGGCGTCCACGCGGTCGATTTCGCCGACGACGTGGGCGTGGACGTGGCGTGCGACCTCTGGAGCGAGGACACCCGAGAGCGCTGGGACGACCTCGACGACCACCTCGAGGGGAGCCCGCTCGACCACCTGGAGTGGATTCAGGACAAGTTCGGTTCCACGGACCCCGAGGGCCGCGACCAGAAGGACCACGACACGGTCGGCGCGGTCGCGTTCGACGGCGACGACCTCGCCGCGGCGACCTCGACCGGCGGCCGCTGGCTCGCGCTCGCGGGCCGCGTCGGCGACGTCCCGCAAATCGGCTCGGGGTTCTACGCCGCGCCCGCGGGTGCGGCGTCCGCGACGGGCGCCGGCGAGGACATCGCGAAGGCGACGCTGACGCGGCGCGCGGTCCGGCACCTCGAATCCGGGCTGGACGCGCAGGCCGCCGCCGACCGCGCAATTGAGGAGTTCGGCGAGCTCACCGGGTCGTCGGCGGGCGTCATCGTGCTCGGGAGCGACGGGACGGTCGGGGAGGCGTTCAACTCCGAGCAGATGCAGACAGCGAGACGCTGA
- the icd gene encoding isocitrate dehydrogenase (NADP(+)) yields the protein MSYENVDIPESGEKITYDEETDEIEVPDNPIIPIIFGDGIGKDVAPAAQKVLDAAAEATGRNIEWARVLAGGSARDEYDENLPEDTVEAIREHRVAIKGPLTTPVGAGFRSLNVALRKKLDLYANVRPTYYLDGVPSPVKNPEEMDMVNFRENTEDVYAGIEWEAGTDDVEEVRDFVEDDMGFDETIHQGDVGIGIKPISEFGTKRLVRRAIEYAIENDRDSVTLVHKGNIMKFTEGAFRDWGYEVAEEDFPEETIDEDTLWEEYDGEAPEDKVVVKDRIADNMLQQLLTRTDNYDVLAMPNLNGDYLSDAAGAQIGGLGIAPGANFGDGRVLAEPVHGSAPKHAGKDKANPTAMILSGKLMLEYIGWDDAADLVHEAVEAQISEHRVTYDLERQVEGGVKLSTSEYAEEVVERIEDLA from the coding sequence ATGAGCTACGAGAACGTCGACATCCCCGAGAGCGGGGAGAAGATTACCTACGACGAGGAAACCGACGAAATCGAGGTCCCCGACAACCCCATCATCCCCATCATCTTCGGGGACGGCATCGGGAAAGACGTCGCGCCCGCCGCGCAGAAAGTACTGGACGCCGCCGCTGAGGCGACAGGACGCAACATCGAGTGGGCGCGCGTGCTCGCCGGCGGCTCCGCACGCGACGAGTACGACGAGAACCTCCCCGAGGACACCGTCGAGGCCATCCGCGAGCACCGCGTCGCCATCAAGGGCCCGCTGACGACGCCCGTCGGCGCCGGCTTCCGCAGTCTCAACGTCGCGCTCCGCAAGAAGCTCGACCTCTACGCGAACGTCCGACCGACCTACTACCTCGACGGCGTCCCGTCCCCCGTGAAGAACCCCGAGGAGATGGACATGGTGAACTTCCGGGAGAACACCGAGGACGTCTACGCCGGCATCGAGTGGGAGGCCGGCACCGACGACGTCGAGGAGGTACGCGACTTCGTCGAGGACGACATGGGCTTCGACGAGACCATCCACCAGGGCGACGTCGGCATCGGCATCAAGCCCATCTCGGAGTTCGGCACGAAGCGCCTCGTTCGCCGCGCCATCGAGTACGCCATCGAGAACGACCGTGACTCGGTGACGCTCGTCCACAAGGGCAACATCATGAAGTTCACCGAGGGCGCGTTCCGCGACTGGGGCTACGAGGTCGCCGAGGAGGACTTCCCCGAGGAGACCATCGACGAGGACACCCTCTGGGAGGAGTACGACGGCGAAGCCCCCGAGGACAAGGTCGTCGTCAAGGACCGCATCGCCGACAACATGCTCCAGCAGCTGCTGACGCGCACGGACAACTACGACGTCCTCGCGATGCCGAACCTCAACGGCGACTACCTCAGCGACGCCGCGGGCGCCCAGATCGGCGGCCTCGGCATCGCGCCCGGTGCGAACTTCGGCGACGGCCGCGTGCTCGCCGAGCCCGTCCACGGCTCCGCGCCCAAGCACGCCGGCAAGGACAAGGCGAACCCGACCGCGATGATTCTCTCCGGCAAGCTCATGCTGGAGTACATCGGCTGGGACGACGCCGCGGACCTCGTCCACGAGGCCGTCGAAGCCCAGATTAGCGAGCACCGCGTCACCTACGACCTCGAACGGCAGGTCGAGGGCGGCGTCAAGCTCTCCACCTCCGAGTACGCCGAGGAGGTCGTCGAGCGCATCGAAGACCTCGCGTAA
- a CDS encoding SUI1 family translation initiation factor, translated as MPEDDDFGGIDVPGMEDIARAEQELSVRVERRTYDKPVTVVEGFDPDVTDVGDVATTLKKRLGAGGTAKETSVEVQGDHTDRVKDILEEEEGFNVER; from the coding sequence GTGCCAGAGGACGACGACTTCGGCGGCATCGACGTACCGGGAATGGAGGACATCGCGCGCGCCGAACAGGAGCTGTCCGTGCGCGTCGAGCGCCGAACCTACGACAAGCCGGTCACGGTCGTCGAGGGGTTCGACCCGGACGTCACCGACGTCGGGGACGTGGCGACGACGCTAAAGAAGCGCCTCGGCGCCGGCGGCACGGCCAAGGAGACCAGCGTCGAAGTGCAGGGCGACCACACCGACCGCGTGAAAGACATTCTCGAAGAAGAAGAAGGCTTCAACGTCGAGCGGTAG
- a CDS encoding cupin domain-containing protein: protein METGSLATHDPVEAVDGVYLAELAVSENMSVQHFEIEPGADVPEHDHHHEQAGFVYEGELTFLVDGEEFTVGAGDGYTIPGGEPHAALNEGDEVARGVDIFSPPRENPDWQD from the coding sequence ATGGAGACAGGCTCCCTCGCGACCCACGACCCCGTGGAAGCAGTCGACGGCGTCTACCTCGCGGAACTGGCGGTCAGCGAGAACATGAGCGTCCAGCACTTCGAAATCGAGCCCGGTGCGGACGTCCCCGAGCACGACCACCACCACGAGCAGGCCGGCTTCGTCTACGAGGGCGAACTCACGTTCCTCGTGGACGGCGAGGAGTTCACGGTCGGCGCCGGCGACGGCTACACGATTCCGGGCGGGGAGCCCCACGCCGCACTCAACGAGGGCGACGAAGTCGCTCGCGGCGTCGACATCTTCTCGCCGCCCCGGGAGAACCCCGACTGGCAGGACTGA
- a CDS encoding DUF5817 domain-containing protein — MTYAVVGCSDCGALWVVEGRPDTSGCPRCETRHQFSKLRKFVETDDEDHAREVRASMLANRAGHGEAFAELDDFTTLGDFAEDAGMSDDEFLDAAGVDTEEVSAVEERVEQSGRSLGKREAVRTALRELDEPTESEVKAFAAEHGVGGDYVERALDKLRRAGDVTETDGGLRLL; from the coding sequence ATGACGTACGCCGTCGTCGGCTGCTCGGACTGCGGCGCGCTGTGGGTCGTGGAGGGCCGCCCCGACACCTCGGGGTGTCCGCGCTGCGAGACCCGCCACCAGTTCTCGAAGCTCCGGAAGTTCGTGGAGACCGACGACGAGGACCACGCCCGCGAGGTGCGGGCGTCGATGCTCGCGAACCGCGCTGGCCACGGCGAGGCGTTCGCGGAGCTGGACGACTTCACGACGCTCGGCGACTTCGCCGAGGACGCGGGGATGAGCGACGACGAGTTCCTCGACGCGGCGGGCGTGGACACCGAGGAGGTGTCGGCCGTCGAGGAGCGCGTCGAGCAGTCCGGGCGGAGTCTCGGGAAGCGGGAGGCCGTGCGGACGGCGCTCCGGGAGCTCGACGAACCCACGGAGTCAGAGGTGAAGGCGTTCGCCGCGGAGCACGGCGTCGGCGGCGACTACGTCGAGCGCGCGCTCGACAAACTCCGGCGCGCCGGCGACGTCACCGAGACCGACGGCGGCTTGCGGTTGTTGTAG
- the hmgA gene encoding hydroxymethylglutaryl-CoA reductase (NADPH), translated as MTDASDLADRVQAGDLRLYELEDHADADTAAAARRELLERETDATLDASGAFAFDADEVDPNVENLAGGTQLPLGVAGPLSVSGGAADGEFYLPLATTEGALVASVNRGCSAITAAGGANARVTKVGMTRAPVFRVEDVTEGAEVAEWVEENFDALREAAEGTTSHGELTEVTPYVVGDSVYLRFAYDTKDAMGMNMATIATEAAADVVEAESPAELVALSGNLCSDKKPAAINAVEGRGRTVTADVTIPREVVEERFDTTPEAIEEANTRKNLIGSAKAGSLGFNAHAANTVAAVFLATGQDAAQVVEGSNAITTVEDRGDELYASVNLASLEVGTVGGGTKLPTQREALDVLGVRGGGDPAGSNADALAEIIAAGALAGELSLLSALASRHLSSAHEELGR; from the coding sequence ATGACCGACGCCAGCGACCTCGCCGACCGCGTGCAGGCCGGCGACCTCCGGCTCTACGAGCTCGAAGACCACGCGGACGCCGACACCGCGGCCGCGGCGCGCCGCGAACTCCTCGAACGCGAGACGGACGCCACCCTCGACGCGTCGGGCGCGTTCGCGTTCGACGCCGACGAGGTGGACCCGAACGTCGAGAACCTCGCGGGCGGCACCCAGCTCCCGCTGGGCGTCGCCGGCCCGCTGTCCGTCTCGGGCGGCGCTGCGGACGGCGAGTTCTACCTCCCGCTGGCGACCACGGAGGGCGCGCTCGTCGCCTCGGTCAACCGCGGCTGCTCGGCGATTACCGCGGCGGGCGGCGCGAACGCCCGCGTGACGAAAGTCGGGATGACGCGCGCGCCGGTCTTCCGCGTCGAAGACGTCACCGAGGGCGCCGAGGTCGCGGAGTGGGTCGAAGAGAACTTCGACGCGCTCCGCGAGGCCGCCGAGGGCACGACGAGTCACGGCGAACTCACCGAGGTCACGCCGTACGTCGTCGGGGACAGCGTCTACCTCCGGTTCGCCTACGACACGAAGGACGCGATGGGGATGAACATGGCCACCATCGCCACCGAAGCGGCGGCGGACGTGGTGGAGGCGGAGTCGCCCGCGGAACTCGTCGCGCTCTCCGGGAACCTCTGCTCGGACAAGAAGCCCGCCGCCATCAACGCCGTGGAGGGCCGCGGCCGCACCGTCACCGCGGACGTCACCATCCCTCGCGAGGTCGTCGAGGAGCGCTTCGACACCACCCCCGAGGCCATCGAGGAGGCGAACACGCGGAAGAACCTGATTGGCTCCGCGAAGGCCGGCAGCCTCGGGTTCAACGCGCACGCCGCGAACACCGTCGCGGCCGTCTTCCTCGCGACCGGGCAGGACGCCGCGCAGGTCGTCGAGGGGTCGAACGCCATCACGACCGTCGAGGACCGCGGGGACGAGCTGTACGCCTCGGTGAACCTCGCGAGCCTCGAAGTCGGCACCGTCGGCGGCGGCACGAAGCTCCCGACCCAGCGCGAAGCCTTGGACGTGCTGGGCGTGCGCGGCGGCGGCGACCCAGCCGGTTCGAACGCGGACGCGCTCGCGGAAATCATCGCGGCGGGCGCGCTCGCCGGGGAACTCAGCCTGCTCTCGGCGCTGGCGTCCCGCCACCTCTCCTCGGCCCACGAGGAACTCGGGCGCTGA
- a CDS encoding amidohydrolase, with product MTAAADLVLRNGEVHTLGDSEETYDAVAVRDGRVVRLANDYDAEFLVGTGTEVIDLDGGVVLPGFVDAHTHMETVGQHGVHADLRGASGPEEVTERLRARAAETDDEWVLGYGYDESAWDADDLHQSDLDAVSDERPVAAIREDMHTATVNAAALDAYGDEMPDGDVLGDGRIVENAVEVVYAATEPDPEETEDLLRAAQREANERGVTAVHDMVRQSHSPRAFRELDLAGELTVRVRLNYWSDHLDALLETGLRTNHGSEMVEVGGVKTYTDGSLGGHTAKLSEPYADTPDETGQWVVEPDELREFVARADDAGLQVTAHAIGDEAIDAVLDAYEDCADAGASRHRIEHVELASDDAIERMSELDVVASMQPNFLKWAGSEGLYEDRLGTERREASNRFPAYRDADVPLAFGSDCMPLDPLLGVHYAVNPPAESQALSVTDALRAYTAGGAYAGFREDEQGTIEEGALADFVVLDESPWEQPEAIRDIDVTATVVDGKVVYRAD from the coding sequence ATGACTGCGGCAGCCGACCTCGTGCTGCGAAACGGCGAGGTCCACACGCTCGGCGACTCCGAGGAGACCTACGACGCGGTGGCGGTCCGGGACGGTCGCGTCGTCCGACTCGCCAACGACTACGACGCGGAGTTCCTCGTCGGCACGGGCACCGAGGTCATCGACCTCGACGGCGGCGTCGTCCTCCCCGGGTTCGTGGACGCGCACACGCACATGGAGACGGTCGGCCAGCACGGCGTCCACGCGGACCTCCGCGGCGCCAGCGGGCCCGAGGAAGTCACGGAGCGCCTCCGAGCGCGGGCCGCGGAGACGGACGACGAGTGGGTGCTGGGCTACGGCTACGACGAGTCCGCGTGGGACGCCGACGACCTCCACCAGTCCGACCTCGACGCCGTCAGCGACGAGCGCCCGGTGGCGGCCATCCGCGAGGACATGCACACCGCGACCGTGAACGCCGCCGCGCTCGACGCGTACGGCGACGAGATGCCCGACGGCGACGTGCTCGGCGACGGCCGCATCGTGGAGAACGCCGTCGAAGTCGTGTACGCGGCGACCGAGCCCGACCCCGAGGAGACCGAGGACCTACTGCGCGCGGCCCAGCGGGAGGCCAACGAGCGGGGCGTCACCGCCGTCCACGACATGGTGCGGCAGTCGCACTCGCCGCGGGCGTTCCGCGAGTTGGACCTCGCAGGCGAACTGACCGTGCGCGTGCGCTTGAACTACTGGAGCGACCACCTCGACGCGCTCCTCGAAACCGGCCTCCGCACGAACCACGGCTCCGAGATGGTCGAAGTCGGCGGCGTGAAGACGTACACCGACGGGAGCCTCGGCGGCCACACCGCGAAGCTCTCCGAGCCGTACGCCGACACCCCCGACGAGACCGGGCAGTGGGTCGTCGAGCCCGACGAACTCCGGGAGTTCGTGGCGCGCGCGGACGACGCCGGCCTGCAGGTGACCGCGCACGCAATCGGCGACGAGGCCATCGACGCGGTGCTGGACGCTTACGAGGACTGCGCGGACGCCGGCGCGAGCCGCCACCGCATCGAGCACGTCGAACTCGCCAGCGACGACGCCATCGAGCGGATGAGTGAGTTGGACGTGGTGGCGTCGATGCAGCCGAACTTCCTGAAGTGGGCGGGTAGCGAAGGGCTCTACGAGGACCGCCTCGGCACGGAGCGCCGCGAGGCAAGCAATCGCTTCCCCGCCTACCGCGACGCGGACGTGCCGCTGGCGTTCGGCAGCGACTGCATGCCCCTCGACCCCCTCTTGGGCGTTCACTACGCCGTGAACCCGCCCGCGGAGTCGCAGGCGCTCTCGGTCACGGACGCCCTGCGCGCGTACACCGCCGGCGGCGCGTACGCCGGCTTCCGCGAGGACGAACAGGGAACAATCGAGGAGGGCGCGCTCGCGGACTTCGTGGTGCTGGACGAGTCGCCGTGGGAGCAGCCCGAGGCGATTCGGGACATCGACGTGACGGCGACCGTCGTGGACGGCAAGGTCGTCTACCGCGCGGACTGA
- the gpmI gene encoding 2,3-bisphosphoglycerate-independent phosphoglycerate mutase gives MQAALVILDGWGLADHDHLNAVEAADTPTFDEYSRRGGSGTLTTHGREVGLPRGQMGNSEVGHLTIGSGRVVLQEYTRINDAIADGELCQNDAISGALDHVERTGGRLHVMGLVSDGGVHSDHEHLHALLECAARRDLPATTHAFTDGRDTAPHGGEDYLQTLQEVADEYGTGDVATVTGRYYAMDRDQNWERTKRAYDAIVNRDGDHRADSAVEAVQESYDRGDTDEFVEPTIVRGGDALNEGDAVVFCNFRADRARQLVRMLADIRPEDWEAEGVTTEPPAVPVATMTDYDETFDLPVAFESERPADTLGEVLAEHSLTQLRVAESEKYPHVTYFLNGGREVEFAGERREIVESPDVPTYDLAPEMSAAGVTDVALDVLDADDPDVLVLNYANPDMVGHTGDYEAAIEAVETVDSQLARLVPALREAGADVLLTADHGNADDMGTRDDPHTAHTFNPVPFVHLPAEEGDEGATDVRDDGALRDVSPTLLDLLGVEKPTAMTGESLLE, from the coding sequence ATGCAGGCCGCGCTGGTGATTCTCGACGGCTGGGGGCTCGCCGACCACGACCACCTGAACGCAGTCGAAGCCGCGGACACGCCGACCTTCGACGAGTACTCGCGCCGCGGCGGCTCCGGCACGCTGACCACTCACGGCCGCGAGGTCGGGCTCCCGCGCGGTCAGATGGGCAACAGCGAGGTCGGCCACCTTACCATCGGCTCCGGCCGGGTCGTCCTCCAAGAGTACACCCGCATCAACGACGCCATCGCGGACGGCGAACTCTGTCAGAACGACGCCATCAGCGGCGCGCTCGACCACGTCGAACGCACCGGCGGGCGCCTCCACGTGATGGGTCTGGTCAGCGACGGCGGCGTTCACTCCGACCACGAACATCTCCACGCGCTCCTCGAATGCGCGGCGAGACGCGACCTCCCGGCGACCACGCACGCGTTCACGGACGGCCGCGACACCGCGCCCCACGGCGGCGAAGACTACCTCCAGACGCTCCAGGAGGTCGCCGACGAGTACGGCACCGGCGACGTCGCCACCGTCACCGGGCGGTACTACGCGATGGACCGCGACCAGAACTGGGAGCGCACGAAGCGCGCCTACGACGCCATCGTGAACCGGGACGGCGACCACCGCGCCGACTCCGCGGTCGAAGCAGTTCAGGAGAGCTACGACCGCGGCGACACGGACGAATTTGTCGAGCCGACGATTGTCCGGGGAGGTGACGCGCTCAACGAGGGCGACGCGGTCGTGTTCTGCAACTTCCGCGCGGACCGCGCGCGCCAGCTCGTCCGGATGCTCGCCGACATCCGCCCCGAGGACTGGGAGGCCGAGGGCGTCACGACCGAGCCGCCGGCGGTGCCGGTGGCGACAATGACCGACTACGACGAGACGTTCGACCTCCCGGTCGCCTTCGAGTCCGAGCGCCCCGCGGACACACTCGGTGAAGTGCTCGCCGAGCACTCCCTGACCCAACTGCGGGTCGCCGAGTCCGAGAAGTACCCCCACGTGACGTACTTCCTGAACGGCGGCCGCGAGGTGGAGTTCGCGGGCGAGCGCCGGGAAATCGTCGAGAGCCCGGACGTCCCGACGTACGACCTCGCGCCCGAGATGAGCGCCGCGGGCGTCACCGACGTCGCGCTCGACGTGCTCGACGCCGACGACCCGGACGTGCTCGTGTTGAACTACGCGAACCCCGACATGGTCGGCCACACCGGCGACTACGAGGCCGCCATCGAGGCCGTCGAGACCGTCGATAGCCAGCTCGCCAGGCTCGTCCCCGCGCTCCGCGAGGCCGGCGCCGACGTCCTCCTCACCGCCGACCACGGGAACGCCGACGACATGGGTACCCGCGACGACCCCCACACCGCGCACACGTTCAACCCCGTCCCGTTCGTCCACCTCCCCGCGGAGGAGGGCGACGAGGGCGCCACCGACGTCCGCGACGACGGCGCGCTCCGGGACGTGTCGCCGACGCTGTTGGACCTGCTCGGCGTCGAGAAACCGACGGCGATGACCGGCGAGTCGCTGCTGGAGTAG